In Sphingobacteriaceae bacterium, the following are encoded in one genomic region:
- a CDS encoding tetratricopeptide repeat protein, with the protein MKFNHLKILFVLVIIFIGNKFYPQGVDSLQSLFKSEKDDSVKCVLLDLIIEAEYDDNVWPKYNDQLLNLAFSKIAKGEATNRSVFFKQMLGYAYSNKGLIAHQKGDLKVALAYYNKALDIAKEIEHQELLALVYNNLAGIMSFQKNYEESIIYSRKSLELRKIIKDKNGEFQSISNLATALNAIDREDEAIALFEEALADSSIHNFPERMAVIYQDLGGIHLIKKRNLQLAEKYINKAFEIYKVQNNKRGICSIYYSLSEIYIMRENYSTAKNFSEKGIEIAQELGFVELISMHSMSLYHCESNLKNWQSALKYYMLGKDMKDSINSIENAKSAIQLAEQNKYEQQKAIDQAISDKELLIAKEKESKQKIISSFIAVGLLLVLILSFFIYQRLTITKKQKTIIEKQKEEVEAKNKLIEEKQKEILDSIRYAKRIQLAHIPNEKRVEMMLNNLKK; encoded by the coding sequence ATGAAATTTAACCATTTAAAAATATTATTTGTACTGGTAATTATTTTTATAGGAAATAAATTTTATCCTCAAGGTGTTGACTCTCTTCAATCACTTTTTAAGTCAGAAAAAGATGATTCTGTTAAATGTGTTTTACTCGATTTAATAATTGAAGCTGAATATGACGATAATGTTTGGCCAAAGTATAATGATCAATTATTAAATCTTGCTTTTTCAAAAATAGCCAAAGGCGAGGCCACAAATCGCTCCGTTTTTTTCAAGCAAATGTTGGGTTACGCTTATAGTAATAAGGGTTTGATAGCTCATCAAAAAGGAGATTTGAAAGTGGCATTAGCATATTATAATAAAGCGCTGGATATTGCTAAAGAAATTGAACATCAGGAATTATTGGCATTAGTATATAATAATTTAGCCGGCATAATGTCTTTTCAAAAGAATTACGAAGAAAGTATTATTTACTCCCGAAAAAGTTTAGAGTTGAGGAAAATTATAAAAGATAAGAATGGTGAATTTCAATCAATTTCTAATTTAGCAACTGCTTTAAATGCAATTGATCGGGAGGACGAAGCTATTGCTTTGTTTGAAGAAGCTTTAGCTGATAGTTCAATTCATAATTTCCCGGAAAGAATGGCGGTAATTTATCAGGATTTAGGAGGTATTCATCTCATTAAAAAACGGAATTTGCAACTCGCTGAAAAATATATAAACAAGGCATTTGAAATATATAAAGTACAAAATAACAAACGAGGAATTTGTTCAATTTATTATTCCTTGTCGGAAATTTATATTATGAGGGAAAATTATAGTACGGCTAAGAATTTTAGCGAAAAAGGGATTGAAATAGCGCAAGAACTTGGATTTGTGGAATTAATAAGCATGCATAGTATGAGCCTTTATCATTGCGAATCTAATTTAAAAAACTGGCAATCGGCGTTAAAATATTACATGCTAGGTAAAGATATGAAGGATAGTATTAACAGTATTGAAAACGCCAAATCGGCTATTCAACTTGCCGAACAAAATAAGTATGAGCAACAAAAGGCTATTGATCAGGCTATATCTGACAAAGAATTGCTTATTGCCAAGGAAAAAGAAAGTAAACAAAAAATAATAAGTTCATTTATTGCCGTTGGCCTCTTATTAGTATTGATATTGTCCTTTTTTATTTATCAACGATTAACAATTACCAAAAAACAAAAAACAATTATTGAAAAACAAAAAGAGGAAGTTGAAGCAAAAAACAAATTGATTGAAGAAAAACAAAAAGAAATTTTGGATTCTATCCGTTATGCAAAACGTATACAATTAGCTCATATACCCAATGAAAAACGTGTTGAAATGATGTTGAATAACTTAAAAAAGTAG
- a CDS encoding prolyl oligopeptidase family serine peptidase → MIQMKSNIILNSKHGKPITVDLFYKNNSKPKPIVVFAHGFKGFKDWGHFNKMGEIFAEADFVFVKFNFSHNGTTQSDPENFTDLEAFGQNNFIKELEDLQSVIDWTLSCTELKGELNTEQLSLIGHSRGGGICILKAAEDQRVKKLITWASVSSFIGRHKQKTIETWKKDGVVYAINGRTKQSMPMYYQFYETILNNKERLNINHAVKKLEIPFLIVHGTNDEAVPFHESEELRMSAKCGRHLVIEDADHTFGVKHPFNGILHKDADNVIQETIRFLQN, encoded by the coding sequence ATGATTCAAATGAAATCCAATATTATTCTTAATTCAAAACACGGTAAACCAATTACCGTTGATCTTTTTTACAAGAATAATTCAAAACCAAAACCAATTGTGGTTTTCGCTCACGGCTTTAAGGGATTTAAAGATTGGGGACATTTTAATAAAATGGGAGAAATTTTTGCTGAAGCCGATTTTGTTTTTGTAAAATTTAATTTTTCACATAACGGCACAACGCAAAGTGACCCGGAAAACTTTACGGATTTAGAAGCTTTTGGACAAAACAATTTTATTAAAGAATTAGAAGATTTACAAAGTGTAATTGATTGGACGCTTTCTTGTACTGAGTTAAAGGGAGAACTAAATACTGAACAATTATCTTTAATTGGCCATAGTAGAGGAGGGGGGATCTGCATTTTAAAAGCCGCCGAAGATCAAAGAGTAAAAAAATTAATTACCTGGGCTTCGGTAAGTTCATTTATTGGTCGCCATAAACAAAAAACGATAGAAACATGGAAAAAGGATGGAGTAGTTTATGCCATTAATGGCCGAACAAAGCAAAGTATGCCTATGTATTATCAGTTTTATGAAACAATATTGAATAATAAGGAAAGATTAAACATCAATCATGCGGTAAAAAAATTAGAAATTCCATTTTTGATTGTACATGGTACAAATGATGAAGCGGTTCCCTTTCACGAATCGGAAGAATTAAGAATGAGTGCTAAATGCGGGAGACACCTAGTAATAGAAGACGCCGATCATACTTTTGGCGTAAAACATCCATTTAACGGCATACTCCATAAAGATGCTGATAATGTGATTCAAGAAACAATACGTTTTTTACAGAATTAA
- a CDS encoding tetratricopeptide repeat protein, with product MKLYSLGLLSENAPDGEWQEFSKELIRFSEEKSVKVIGRELFLYRSGHALGLHNLAYSLFEVGDYENAIPIFEQSLKIRLELKLDVEIGLSYFNIANCYDKMKNNVTALKMYVLALEYLTKTNEPTFTAGCMNNMAVIYSNMGNISKAIEYYERSLKYEEALGNKIGISSTLGNIGLIYQEQGETETALKYLKKSLKIALDMKDSSAIVIGYNNLGYVFKKNSNYEDALLYYNKSLEIAKRLKIKESIAGTLNNIGVLMINMQEHDKALDYLNQSLKIREEMNDRNGIAVCKNNMGKIYLKRREFNKVINLNSEVLEIGRAIHVPLLLRNASFSLYESYKGKGDFKKAADAYETYIKMKDSIQNEGTRKASIKSQLNYEYEKQAAADSVAHAKESEVKNAELAKQSAEIKAKKNQQYALFGGLALVMIFAGFMYNRFKITQKQKLIIETQKELVEVQKKIVEEKQKEIIDSITYAQRIQKAQLPNDNFIAKNLKRLNS from the coding sequence TTGAAATTATATTCTCTCGGCCTATTGAGTGAAAATGCGCCGGATGGTGAATGGCAGGAATTTTCTAAAGAACTTATACGATTTTCTGAGGAGAAAAGTGTTAAAGTAATTGGCCGTGAATTGTTTTTATATAGAAGCGGACATGCTTTGGGATTACACAACCTGGCTTATTCACTTTTTGAAGTAGGAGATTACGAAAATGCCATTCCAATATTTGAGCAGAGTTTAAAGATAAGATTAGAGTTGAAGTTGGATGTAGAAATCGGACTTTCTTATTTCAATATAGCCAATTGTTATGATAAAATGAAGAACAATGTAACTGCTTTGAAAATGTATGTTTTAGCATTGGAATATTTAACAAAGACCAACGAACCTACATTCACCGCCGGATGTATGAATAACATGGCTGTAATTTATTCTAATATGGGTAATATTTCAAAGGCAATAGAATATTATGAAAGATCACTCAAATATGAGGAAGCATTGGGAAACAAGATTGGAATTTCATCCACCTTAGGCAATATAGGATTGATTTATCAGGAACAGGGCGAAACAGAAACGGCACTGAAATATTTGAAAAAAAGTTTAAAAATTGCATTAGATATGAAAGATTCGTCAGCTATTGTTATAGGTTATAATAATTTAGGCTATGTATTTAAGAAAAATTCAAATTACGAAGATGCCTTACTTTACTATAATAAGTCCTTAGAAATAGCCAAAAGATTGAAGATTAAAGAAAGCATTGCCGGAACCTTGAACAATATAGGTGTTTTAATGATCAACATGCAAGAACATGACAAAGCTCTGGATTACTTGAATCAATCCTTAAAGATAAGGGAAGAAATGAATGATAGAAACGGAATTGCAGTTTGTAAGAACAACATGGGTAAGATCTATTTAAAAAGGCGAGAATTCAATAAAGTAATAAATTTGAATTCAGAAGTTTTAGAAATTGGAAGGGCAATTCATGTCCCTTTACTTTTGCGAAACGCTTCTTTCTCTTTGTATGAGTCCTATAAGGGTAAAGGTGATTTTAAAAAGGCAGCGGATGCTTATGAAACTTATATTAAGATGAAAGATAGTATACAGAATGAAGGTACAAGAAAAGCTTCTATCAAGTCTCAACTAAACTACGAATATGAAAAACAAGCCGCAGCCGATTCGGTAGCCCATGCCAAAGAAAGTGAAGTAAAAAATGCTGAGCTAGCTAAACAAAGCGCAGAAATTAAAGCCAAAAAAAATCAACAGTACGCTTTATTTGGCGGATTGGCATTAGTTATGATTTTTGCCGGATTTATGTATAATCGTTTTAAAATAACTCAAAAGCAGAAATTGATTATAGAAACCCAAAAGGAATTGGTTGAAGTGCAGAAAAAAATAGTAGAAGAAAAACAAAAAGAAATTATCGATTCTATCACCTATGCGCAACGCATTCAAAAAGCACAATTGCCTAATGATAATTTCATAGCCAAAAATTTGAAAAGACTTAATTCATAA
- a CDS encoding tetratricopeptide repeat protein yields MLFVFVLVNQINGQNQVCDSLNIELKKAVHDSDKCRLLSLLVELDEDEEKWVMNNEILFEIAANKLKTIKNDKVQEKLYKGYFANALNNKGFYYRTKGDLKLAKDYFQKSIKIQFEIQDKKGIAANYNNIASILLTNGENMKAMAFLEKSIAIKKEIGDLKGMANSLLNLASIYDDLGQIPKAIEMLDQSLKIYESLNDLPGTARVLNNLGAMHKGQDQLNKALDCFEKCVAIRTKIKDKRGVAWTYANIGSVYYGLKQMDKAKEYADKSLKLKLELNDEEGIALSYDISATMKSDEKRYDEALLDFEKCLNIMERLGNKQVIAITNNKIGALYYILKSYSKAKYYCTKSLELGKELGQPERIANAAHQLYLIEKMMGQPKKALEHYEQYVRMSDSVSNEITKRASIKSQLKYEYEKQAAADSVAHAKESEVKNAELAKQSAEIKAKKNQQYALFGGLALVMIFAGFMYNRFKITQKQKLIIEMQKLEVEDQKLLVEEKQKEVLDSIRYAQRIQQAHIPSDRMILRFIQRTKM; encoded by the coding sequence ATGCTATTTGTTTTCGTGTTGGTAAACCAAATTAATGGTCAAAATCAAGTTTGCGATAGCTTAAATATTGAACTGAAAAAAGCTGTACATGATTCGGATAAATGTCGTTTATTATCTTTATTAGTGGAATTAGATGAAGATGAAGAAAAGTGGGTGATGAATAACGAAATTTTATTTGAAATAGCAGCGAATAAACTAAAGACTATTAAAAACGATAAAGTTCAGGAGAAATTATACAAGGGTTATTTTGCCAATGCATTAAATAATAAAGGATTCTATTATCGAACCAAAGGTGATTTGAAGTTAGCCAAGGATTATTTTCAGAAAAGCATAAAAATTCAATTTGAAATTCAGGACAAAAAAGGTATTGCCGCTAATTACAATAATATAGCCAGTATACTTCTCACCAACGGAGAAAATATGAAGGCTATGGCTTTTTTAGAAAAAAGTATAGCCATTAAAAAAGAAATTGGCGACTTGAAAGGGATGGCAAATTCTCTTTTAAATTTGGCATCTATATATGATGATTTAGGTCAAATTCCCAAAGCTATAGAAATGCTTGATCAATCATTAAAGATTTATGAAAGTCTTAATGACTTACCGGGTACAGCGCGTGTATTAAATAATTTGGGCGCGATGCACAAAGGACAAGATCAATTAAACAAAGCCTTAGATTGTTTTGAAAAATGTGTAGCAATCCGAACAAAAATTAAAGATAAACGAGGCGTAGCCTGGACTTATGCCAATATAGGATCTGTTTATTATGGTTTGAAACAAATGGATAAGGCGAAAGAATATGCCGATAAAAGTTTGAAACTTAAACTTGAATTAAATGATGAAGAAGGAATTGCGCTTTCTTATGATATTTCCGCTACGATGAAGAGTGACGAAAAACGTTACGATGAAGCACTGCTAGATTTTGAAAAGTGTTTAAATATTATGGAGCGTTTAGGAAATAAGCAAGTAATAGCAATTACCAATAATAAAATTGGCGCTTTATATTACATTTTAAAGTCTTATTCCAAAGCAAAATATTATTGTACCAAAAGTTTAGAATTAGGTAAAGAGCTTGGACAGCCGGAACGAATTGCTAATGCAGCACATCAACTTTATTTAATTGAAAAAATGATGGGACAACCTAAAAAGGCATTAGAACATTATGAGCAGTATGTGAGAATGAGTGATTCCGTTTCAAACGAAATTACAAAAAGGGCATCCATTAAATCTCAACTAAAATACGAATACGAAAAACAAGCCGCAGCCGATTCGGTAGCCCATGCCAAAGAAAGTGAAGTAAAAAATGCTGAGCTAGCTAAACAAAGCGCAGAAATAAAAGCCAAAAAAAATCAACAGTACGCTTTATTTGGCGGATTGGCATTAGTGATGATTTTTGCCGGATTTATGTATAATCGATTTAAAATAACTCAAAAGCAGAAATTGATTATAGAAATGCAAAAATTAGAGGTGGAAGATCAAAAGTTGTTGGTTGAAGAAAAACAAAAGGAAGTATTGGATTCCATACGTTATGCCCAAAGGATTCAACAAGCTCACATACCTTCAGATAGAATGATTTTAAGATTTATTCAAAGAACAAAAATGTGA
- a CDS encoding helix-turn-helix domain-containing protein, which translates to MEQKYLMHLTVEEFKTLCKGILEETISKVLKEIEDDKITPYEKIKTDTINVHEAAELTGFKVASIYSKVSRNEIPTLGRGRPLVFSRKALEKWLKEGKPTVIDMMYEDWKEKREQKGKKTF; encoded by the coding sequence ATGGAACAAAAATATCTAATGCACTTAACAGTTGAAGAATTTAAAACACTTTGTAAAGGAATTTTAGAAGAAACTATTTCTAAAGTTTTGAAAGAAATAGAGGACGATAAAATTACTCCTTATGAAAAGATAAAGACCGACACAATAAACGTACACGAAGCAGCAGAACTTACGGGATTTAAAGTTGCAAGTATTTATTCTAAAGTAAGTCGTAATGAAATTCCAACACTTGGACGTGGTCGCCCTTTAGTATTCAGCCGCAAAGCGTTAGAAAAATGGTTAAAGGAAGGAAAGCCTACTGTTATTGATATGATGTATGAAGATTGGAAAGAAAAACGAGAACAAAAAGGCAAAAAAACATTCTAA
- a CDS encoding DEAD/DEAH box helicase family protein, whose amino-acid sequence MSNDLEAKARIKINKLLEEAGWRFFDTNDGKANIHLESHIKFDDLGEDFEKIKGGFIDFLLLDEFQNPLVVLEAKSEKIEPLFAKEQARKYAIAQKAQYIILSNGNVHYLWNLEQGNPERITAFPTLTSLQSYKSYQPDSEKLVNEPINEDFVALTQLPNYNDFPEYHNEAKKGEFIKTHKLRFLRYYQINAVKSIQAKVKEGKKRFLLEMATGTGKTLTAAAAIKLFYKTGNARRVLFLVDRLELEEQARKDFNTYLKNDISTVVYKENKSDWRKAEIVVTTIQSLLVNNKYKKYFSPTDFDLLISDEAHRLLGGGNSRALFEYFLGYKLGLTATPKDYLKNLDTENYDDPRELERRMLLDTYTTFGCEQGTPTFRYTLVDGAKDKILVQPTVVDARTDVTTKLLSEEGYSVLVNLTNNEGEEVSEEVVYKQRNFERKFFSDETNRVFVQSFLDNGLLDPISKEFGKSLVFAVSQKHAAKITQLLNEYADKKWSGKYKSDFAVQVTSVIPDSQQMTVDFSNDKLLGFSQWGSNDDILSNYKTSKARICVTVGMMTTGWDCPNILNLALMRPIFSPTEFIQIKGRGTRIHTFECKAKNDMGEDDVIAAKKETFKLFDFFAVCEFFEEKYKYDQVLKLPNPKEPSAEPPPYVEPTPKKDGFDYKENDFISTFQETHIGFEGMKVDRMFFQQFEDTVKQDVDILKAIDAGNIESAMGLTLDKYLNKPSEFFTVDKLRKALKIDRKVSLREILEQIFYGNTIKGKEETITEEFDKFISTVDVGDIKDIEALRYFFFAYLTDPTVRTIIDTQDYTELYHNATLPIEDFSRVDDKMRETIPYYIKTYLPLDKFANA is encoded by the coding sequence ATGTCCAATGATTTAGAGGCTAAAGCCCGTATAAAAATAAATAAACTGCTTGAAGAAGCGGGTTGGCGATTTTTTGATACTAATGATGGTAAAGCCAACATACACTTAGAAAGCCATATAAAGTTTGATGATTTAGGAGAAGATTTTGAGAAAATAAAAGGTGGTTTCATTGACTTCCTATTGCTTGACGAATTTCAAAACCCTTTGGTGGTGTTGGAAGCCAAGAGCGAAAAAATAGAGCCATTATTTGCAAAGGAACAAGCCCGAAAATATGCAATCGCTCAAAAAGCACAGTACATCATTCTTTCAAATGGTAATGTACATTACTTGTGGAACTTGGAACAAGGCAATCCCGAACGCATTACAGCCTTTCCTACGCTTACTTCTTTACAGTCCTATAAATCATATCAGCCCGATAGCGAAAAACTCGTTAACGAGCCTATAAACGAGGATTTCGTTGCCTTAACACAGTTACCAAACTATAACGATTTTCCCGAATACCATAATGAAGCAAAAAAAGGGGAGTTTATTAAAACTCACAAACTTCGTTTTTTACGCTACTATCAAATCAATGCAGTTAAGAGTATTCAAGCAAAAGTTAAGGAAGGTAAAAAGCGTTTCTTATTGGAAATGGCAACGGGTACGGGTAAGACCCTAACGGCTGCTGCTGCCATTAAATTATTTTACAAAACGGGCAATGCTCGTAGGGTATTGTTTTTGGTGGATAGGCTTGAATTAGAAGAACAAGCCCGTAAAGATTTTAATACATATTTGAAAAACGATATTTCAACCGTTGTATATAAAGAAAACAAAAGTGATTGGCGAAAGGCTGAAATTGTAGTTACAACAATACAATCATTGTTAGTAAACAATAAATACAAAAAGTATTTTTCGCCTACCGATTTTGATTTACTGATTTCAGACGAAGCACATCGCTTATTAGGCGGTGGTAATAGCAGAGCCTTGTTTGAATACTTCTTGGGTTATAAATTGGGTTTAACGGCTACTCCAAAGGACTATCTTAAAAACTTAGATACCGAAAATTATGACGACCCAAGAGAGTTAGAACGCAGAATGTTGTTAGATACCTACACCACTTTTGGTTGTGAACAAGGTACACCTACATTCCGCTATACGCTTGTTGATGGTGCAAAGGATAAAATTCTTGTTCAACCAACAGTTGTTGATGCAAGAACAGACGTTACTACCAAACTTCTTTCAGAGGAAGGTTATAGTGTGTTGGTAAACCTTACCAATAACGAGGGCGAAGAAGTATCAGAAGAAGTTGTTTACAAGCAACGCAATTTTGAACGCAAGTTTTTTTCTGACGAAACCAACCGTGTGTTTGTTCAATCGTTTTTAGATAATGGTTTGTTAGACCCCATTAGCAAAGAGTTTGGAAAGAGTTTAGTTTTTGCAGTTAGCCAAAAACACGCTGCAAAAATTACACAGTTATTGAATGAGTATGCCGATAAAAAATGGTCGGGTAAATACAAAAGCGATTTTGCGGTTCAAGTTACATCAGTAATACCCGATAGTCAGCAAATGACAGTTGATTTTAGTAATGATAAATTACTTGGTTTTAGCCAATGGGGTAGCAACGATGATATATTAAGCAATTACAAAACAAGTAAAGCAAGAATTTGTGTTACTGTTGGTATGATGACAACGGGTTGGGATTGTCCTAACATTTTAAACCTTGCCTTAATGCGTCCAATCTTTTCTCCTACCGAATTTATTCAGATAAAAGGACGTGGAACACGAATACACACTTTTGAGTGCAAGGCAAAGAACGATATGGGCGAAGATGATGTGATTGCAGCGAAAAAAGAAACTTTTAAGTTGTTTGACTTCTTTGCAGTGTGTGAATTTTTTGAAGAAAAATATAAATACGACCAAGTATTAAAACTTCCTAATCCTAAAGAACCATCTGCCGAACCACCGCCTTATGTAGAGCCTACTCCTAAAAAAGATGGCTTTGATTACAAGGAAAATGATTTTATTTCAACCTTTCAAGAAACACACATTGGCTTTGAAGGAATGAAAGTAGATAGAATGTTCTTCCAACAGTTTGAAGATACAGTTAAGCAAGATGTTGATATTTTAAAGGCTATTGATGCGGGTAACATTGAGTCTGCAATGGGCTTAACGCTTGATAAATACTTAAACAAACCTTCTGAATTTTTTACCGTTGATAAACTGCGTAAGGCTTTGAAGATTGATAGAAAAGTATCATTGAGAGAAATTTTAGAACAAATTTTTTATGGCAACACCATTAAAGGCAAAGAGGAAACTATAACCGAAGAATTTGATAAATTCATTTCTACTGTTGATGTTGGCGATATAAAAGACATTGAAGCCCTACGTTATTTCTTTTTCGCTTATCTAACCGACCCAACCGTCAGAACAATTATTGATACGCAAGATTACACCGAGTTATATCATAACGCTACTTTGCCTATTGAGGACTTTAGTAGGGTTGATGATAAAATGCGTGAAACAATACCCTATTACATAAAAACATATTTACCATTAGACAAATTTGCTAACGCTTAG